One Gammaproteobacteria bacterium genomic window carries:
- a CDS encoding glutamate synthase subunit beta has translation MGKPTGFLDYERKDRKYAPVEQRIKHYSEFFVPLTEPDLAQQGARCMDCGIPFCHQGCPVNNIIPDWNDLVYRAEWREALEVLHSTNNFPEFTGRICPAPCEEACTLNINDNPVTIKTIECAIVDKGWEQGWIRPQPAARPTGKKVAVVGSGPAGLAGAQQLARAGHSVTVFEKQDRVGGLLRYGIPDFKMEKNLIDRRAEQMRQEGVIFRTGVHVGRDLPAARLLDEFDAVMLTGGAEQPRDLPVPGRELDGVHFAMHFLEQQNRRNAGDAIPAGQAISARDKHVIVIGGGDTGSDCIGTSIRQGARSVTQIEILPKPPETPDKGTIWPYWPNRLRTSSSQAEGVARDWCVATRELRGVGGKVKTLLAIRVDWQQDAQGRWQMKELPEQTLEMKADLVLLAMGFVHPVHAGLLEELGVTRDARGNVMADTEQYQTSIPRVFAAGDMRRGQSLVVWAIREGRQAAHAVDKFLMGRTELPR, from the coding sequence ATGGGCAAGCCGACCGGATTCCTCGATTACGAGCGCAAGGATCGCAAGTATGCGCCGGTAGAGCAGCGCATCAAGCACTATTCGGAGTTCTTCGTTCCGCTCACCGAACCGGACCTTGCCCAGCAAGGCGCGCGTTGCATGGATTGCGGCATCCCGTTCTGTCATCAGGGCTGCCCGGTCAACAACATCATTCCGGACTGGAACGATCTCGTCTACCGCGCCGAGTGGCGCGAGGCGCTCGAGGTGCTGCACTCGACCAACAACTTCCCTGAATTCACCGGGCGGATCTGCCCGGCGCCGTGCGAAGAGGCGTGCACGCTCAACATCAACGACAACCCGGTGACGATCAAGACCATCGAGTGCGCCATCGTCGACAAGGGCTGGGAGCAGGGCTGGATCCGACCGCAGCCTGCCGCGCGCCCGACAGGCAAAAAGGTGGCGGTGGTCGGCTCCGGTCCCGCCGGTCTCGCCGGCGCGCAGCAGCTGGCGCGCGCCGGCCATTCCGTCACCGTATTCGAGAAACAGGACCGCGTCGGCGGCCTGCTGCGCTATGGCATCCCGGATTTCAAGATGGAAAAGAACCTGATCGACCGCCGCGCCGAGCAGATGCGGCAGGAGGGCGTGATCTTCCGCACCGGCGTCCACGTCGGGCGTGACCTGCCCGCTGCCCGCCTGCTCGACGAGTTCGATGCCGTGATGCTGACCGGCGGCGCCGAGCAGCCGCGCGACCTGCCGGTGCCGGGGCGCGAACTCGACGGCGTGCACTTCGCCATGCACTTCCTCGAGCAGCAGAACCGGCGCAACGCGGGCGATGCGATCCCGGCCGGGCAGGCGATCAGCGCCAGGGACAAGCACGTCATCGTCATCGGCGGCGGCGATACCGGCTCCGACTGCATCGGCACCTCGATCCGCCAGGGCGCACGCTCGGTGACACAGATCGAGATACTGCCGAAGCCGCCGGAGACGCCGGACAAGGGCACGATCTGGCCGTACTGGCCGAACCGGCTGCGCACCTCGAGCTCGCAGGCGGAGGGCGTCGCGCGCGACTGGTGCGTGGCGACCAGGGAACTGCGTGGCGTGGGCGGCAAGGTGAAGACACTGCTCGCGATCCGCGTCGACTGGCAGCAGGACGCGCAGGGTCGCTGGCAGATGAAGGAATTGCCGGAGCAGACGCTGGAGATGAAGGCGGATCTGGTGCTGCTCGCGATGGGTTTCGTCCATCCCGTGCACGCCGGCCTGCTGGAGGAGCTCGGCGTGACGCGTGATGCGCGCGGCAACGTGATGGCTGACACGGAACAATACCAGACATCGATCCCCAGGGTATTCGCCGCCGGCGACATGCGGCGCGGACAATCGCTCGTGGTATGGGCGATCCGCGAGGGGCGTCAGGCCGCCCATGCCGTCGACAAGTTCCTGATGGGGCGCACCGAACTGCCGCGCTGA
- the hemE gene encoding uroporphyrinogen decarboxylase — translation MQELKNDRFLRALLREPVDVTPVWMMRQAGRYLPEYRSTRERAGDFMTLCRTPELACEVTLQPLERYPLDAAILFSDILTVPDAMGLGLHFTQGEGPRFERPVQSAADIDALPVPDPEDELGYVMDAVRLIRRELAGRVPLIGFSGSPWTLATYMVEGGTSKEFARVKGMMYAQPALMHRLLGKLAAAVTAYLNAQVRAGAQALMLFDTWGGVLTTRDYLEFSLAYMTRIITGLMREHEGRRVPVILFSKGGAQWFEAMAESGADALGVDWTVDIGTVRRRVGSRVALQGNMDPCALYAQRDRIRAEVDSILASYGAGNGHVFNLGHGIHPHVDPTCVRVFIEAVHELSARFHA, via the coding sequence TTGCAGGAACTGAAGAACGACCGATTTCTACGCGCCCTGCTGCGCGAGCCGGTGGACGTCACACCGGTGTGGATGATGCGGCAGGCCGGGCGCTATCTGCCCGAGTACCGTTCCACGCGCGAGCGCGCCGGCGATTTCATGACCCTGTGCCGCACGCCGGAGCTCGCCTGCGAGGTGACGCTGCAGCCGCTCGAGCGCTACCCGCTCGACGCCGCCATTCTGTTTTCCGACATCCTGACCGTGCCCGATGCGATGGGACTCGGCCTGCACTTCACCCAGGGTGAGGGTCCGCGCTTCGAGCGCCCGGTGCAAAGCGCGGCCGACATCGACGCGCTCCCCGTGCCCGATCCGGAGGATGAATTGGGCTACGTCATGGATGCGGTGCGCCTGATCCGGCGCGAGCTTGCGGGGCGCGTACCGCTGATCGGATTCTCGGGCAGCCCGTGGACGCTCGCCACCTACATGGTGGAGGGCGGCACCAGCAAGGAATTCGCCCGGGTGAAAGGCATGATGTATGCGCAGCCTGCGCTGATGCACCGCCTGCTGGGCAAGCTCGCCGCGGCTGTCACCGCATACCTCAACGCCCAGGTCCGCGCCGGCGCGCAGGCGCTGATGCTGTTCGACACCTGGGGCGGCGTACTGACCACGCGCGACTATCTCGAATTCTCCCTCGCCTACATGACGCGCATCATCACGGGGCTGATGCGCGAGCATGAGGGCAGGCGCGTGCCTGTCATCCTGTTCAGCAAGGGCGGCGCGCAGTGGTTCGAGGCGATGGCGGAAAGCGGCGCGGATGCTCTCGGCGTCGACTGGACCGTGGACATCGGCACGGTGCGCCGCCGGGTCGGCAGCCGCGTCGCGCTGCAGGGCAACATGGACCCGTGCGCACTCTACGCCCAGCGGGATCGCATCCGCGCCGAAGTCGACAGCATCCTCGCCAGCTACGGCGCGGGCAACGGCCATGTCTTCAACCTCGGCCACGGCATCCACCCGCATGTGGATCCCACCTGCGTGCGCGTCTTCATCGAGGCCGTGCACGAGCTCAGCGCGCGCTTCCACGCGTAA
- a CDS encoding cytochrome b/b6 domain-containing protein codes for MNNNNKVKVWDILVRVFHWSLVTLFIVAYLTSEEENPWHIYSGYVVLGLIAFRVIWGFVGTRHARFSDFLYSPSTVYAYLNSVISRHPRHYLGHNPAGGWMIMALLAGLFVISISGLKLYAIEEGKGPLAGDSSLISYAQADEGEEDEDSGAGERGEGRHDDGEKPGEEFWEELHEISTNVTLLLIALHIAGVIVSGRLHRENLVKAMITGKKRRSEG; via the coding sequence GTGAACAATAACAATAAAGTGAAGGTCTGGGACATCCTCGTCCGCGTGTTCCATTGGTCATTGGTGACCTTATTTATCGTGGCCTACCTGACCAGCGAGGAGGAAAATCCCTGGCATATCTACTCCGGGTATGTGGTTCTCGGGCTGATCGCGTTTCGGGTGATCTGGGGCTTCGTCGGCACCCGCCATGCGCGCTTCAGCGATTTCCTGTATTCACCCTCGACGGTCTACGCCTATCTCAACAGTGTGATAAGCAGACATCCCAGGCACTACCTTGGCCACAATCCCGCCGGCGGATGGATGATCATGGCCTTGCTGGCCGGCCTGTTCGTCATCTCGATCAGCGGTCTCAAGCTCTACGCCATCGAGGAAGGCAAGGGTCCGCTGGCCGGGGATTCCTCACTCATCAGCTACGCGCAGGCCGATGAGGGCGAAGAGGATGAGGATTCGGGGGCCGGCGAACGCGGCGAAGGCCGCCATGATGACGGCGAGAAGCCGGGCGAAGAATTCTGGGAGGAATTGCACGAGATATCGACCAATGTCACGCTGCTGCTGATCGCCCTGCACATCGCCGGTGTCATCGTTTCCGGCAGATTGCACCGCGAGAATCTCGTGAAGGCCATGATCACCGGAAAGAAGCGCCGGAGCGAGGGCTGA
- a CDS encoding efflux RND transporter permease subunit, protein MKDFSRFFVDRPIFAAVISILILTAGLIALPLLPITEYPDVVPPTVQVRAVYPGANPKVIAETVATPLEEAINGVENMMYMKSVAGSDGVMYLTVTFKPGTDIDLAQVQVQNRVNQASARLPEDVRRLGVTTEKQSPNLTMVVHLLSPEKTYDALYLRNYATLHVKDELARIPGVGMAMIFGGGDYSMRVWLDPDKVAARGLTAGDVVNAIREQNVQVSAGQIGAPPQPRTSDFTLSINAQGRLVTEEEFADIVVKTGASGELTRLRDVARLELGAADYALRSLLNNGQAVAVVIFQAPGSNAIELSDQVRARMTELDDLFPADIKWDVVYDPTVFVRGSIEAVVTTLLEAVLLVVLVVILFLQTWRASIIPLIAVPVSIIGTFAVLLALGFSINTLTLFGLVLAIGIVVDDAIVVVENVERNIENGLTPLAAAHQAMREVSGPIIAIALVLVAVFVPISFLSGITGQFYRQFAVTIAISTVISAINSLTLSPALAAVLLKPHGAPPDLPTRIIDRLFGWVFRPFNRAFRGAAHVYAESGRPALKRAPLMLVVYLILIGATVVMFRTVPGGFIPTQDKLYLIGGVKLPEGSSLDRTEEVVRKMSELALSTEGVRDAVAFPGLNALQFNNTPNAGTVFFGLDGFDERARPAQDIVAELGGKFATIQEAFAFAIMPPPILGIGTGSGYSLYVQDRAGLGYGELQNAVNGFAGALSQVPGMGFPFSSYQSNVPQLTAEIDRVKAKAQGVALTDVFETLQIYLGSVYVNDFNRFGRTYQVYAQADAPFRDAAEDITALRTRNQNGEMVPIGSVVTVGQTYGPDPVIRYNGYPAADLFGESDPRVMSSQQAIGVISAMAPQALPPGMSFEWTDLSFQQVTQGNAALVVFPLSVLLVFLVLASLYESWTLPLAVILIVPMCLLFALCGIWLTGGDNNIFVQIGLAVLMGLACKNAILIVEFAREKELEGMGPVEAAIEACRLRMRPIVMTSMAFIAGVTPMVFSSGAGAEVRQVMGVTVFSGMIGVTLFGLFLTPVFYVTLRKLVLRRQMRRETGA, encoded by the coding sequence GTGAAAGACTTTTCGCGCTTTTTCGTCGACCGTCCGATCTTCGCCGCGGTCATCTCCATCCTGATCCTGACCGCCGGCCTGATCGCCCTCCCGCTGCTGCCGATCACCGAATATCCTGACGTGGTACCCCCCACCGTGCAGGTGCGCGCGGTCTACCCCGGCGCCAATCCCAAGGTGATCGCCGAGACCGTCGCCACCCCGCTCGAGGAGGCGATCAATGGCGTCGAGAACATGATGTACATGAAATCGGTCGCCGGTTCCGACGGCGTCATGTACCTGACCGTTACCTTCAAGCCCGGCACCGATATCGATCTTGCCCAGGTACAGGTGCAGAACCGCGTCAACCAGGCCAGCGCACGCCTGCCGGAGGACGTGCGCCGCCTCGGCGTGACCACGGAGAAGCAGTCTCCGAACCTGACCATGGTCGTGCACCTGCTCTCGCCCGAGAAGACCTACGACGCGCTCTACCTGCGCAATTACGCGACGCTGCACGTGAAGGACGAGCTCGCGCGCATCCCCGGCGTCGGCATGGCGATGATCTTCGGCGGCGGCGACTACTCCATGCGCGTCTGGCTCGATCCGGACAAGGTCGCGGCGCGCGGCCTCACCGCCGGCGACGTGGTGAACGCGATCCGCGAGCAGAACGTGCAGGTGTCGGCCGGCCAGATCGGCGCGCCGCCGCAGCCGCGGACCAGCGACTTCACGCTCTCCATCAACGCCCAGGGCCGGCTCGTCACCGAGGAGGAATTCGCCGACATCGTCGTCAAGACCGGCGCCAGCGGCGAGCTCACCCGCCTGCGCGACGTGGCGCGGCTCGAACTCGGCGCCGCAGACTACGCCCTGCGCTCGCTGCTCAACAACGGACAGGCGGTGGCGGTCGTCATCTTCCAGGCCCCCGGCTCAAACGCGATCGAGCTGTCGGACCAGGTGCGCGCACGCATGACCGAGCTCGACGACCTGTTCCCCGCCGACATCAAATGGGATGTGGTGTACGACCCGACCGTGTTCGTGCGTGGTTCGATCGAGGCCGTGGTAACCACGCTGCTCGAGGCGGTGCTGCTGGTGGTGCTGGTGGTAATCCTGTTCCTGCAGACCTGGCGCGCCTCGATCATCCCCCTGATCGCCGTGCCGGTCTCCATCATCGGCACCTTCGCCGTGCTGCTCGCGCTCGGATTCTCGATCAACACGCTGACCTTGTTCGGGCTCGTGCTCGCCATCGGCATCGTGGTCGACGATGCCATCGTGGTGGTGGAAAACGTCGAGCGCAATATCGAGAACGGCCTCACGCCGCTCGCCGCCGCGCACCAGGCGATGCGCGAGGTGAGCGGACCGATCATCGCCATCGCGCTGGTTCTCGTCGCGGTGTTCGTGCCGATCTCCTTCCTGTCCGGCATCACCGGCCAGTTCTACCGCCAGTTCGCCGTCACCATCGCGATCTCCACCGTGATCTCGGCGATCAACTCGCTGACCCTGTCACCGGCGCTGGCCGCGGTGCTGCTGAAGCCGCACGGCGCGCCGCCCGACCTGCCGACGCGCATCATCGACCGTCTGTTCGGCTGGGTGTTCCGCCCGTTCAACCGCGCGTTCCGCGGCGCCGCCCATGTCTATGCCGAGAGCGGCCGGCCCGCACTGAAGCGCGCGCCGCTCATGCTGGTGGTGTATCTGATCCTGATCGGGGCGACGGTGGTGATGTTCCGCACCGTACCCGGCGGCTTCATCCCGACGCAGGACAAACTCTACCTGATCGGCGGCGTGAAGCTGCCCGAGGGCTCGTCCCTCGACCGCACCGAGGAAGTGGTGCGCAAGATGAGCGAACTGGCGCTGTCCACCGAGGGTGTGCGCGATGCCGTCGCCTTCCCCGGCCTGAACGCGCTGCAATTCAACAACACTCCGAACGCCGGCACGGTGTTCTTCGGCCTCGACGGCTTCGACGAGCGCGCGCGTCCGGCGCAGGACATCGTGGCTGAGCTGGGAGGCAAGTTCGCCACCATTCAGGAGGCCTTTGCCTTCGCCATCATGCCGCCGCCCATCCTCGGCATCGGCACCGGCTCCGGCTATTCGCTCTATGTGCAGGATCGCGCGGGCCTCGGCTACGGCGAGCTGCAGAATGCGGTCAACGGCTTCGCCGGCGCGCTGTCGCAGGTCCCCGGCATGGGCTTTCCGTTCAGCTCGTACCAGTCCAACGTGCCGCAGCTCACCGCAGAGATCGACCGCGTCAAGGCGAAGGCCCAGGGCGTGGCGCTGACCGACGTGTTCGAAACGCTGCAGATCTACCTCGGCTCGGTGTACGTGAACGACTTCAACCGCTTCGGCCGCACCTACCAGGTGTACGCGCAGGCGGACGCGCCCTTCCGCGACGCCGCGGAGGACATCACGGCGCTGCGCACGCGCAACCAGAACGGGGAGATGGTACCGATCGGCAGCGTGGTGACGGTCGGCCAGACCTACGGCCCGGACCCGGTGATCCGCTATAACGGCTACCCGGCGGCGGACCTGTTCGGCGAATCCGATCCGCGCGTGATGTCCTCGCAGCAGGCCATCGGCGTGATCTCCGCCATGGCGCCCCAGGCGCTGCCTCCCGGCATGAGCTTTGAATGGACCGACCTCAGCTTCCAGCAGGTGACCCAGGGCAACGCCGCGCTGGTGGTGTTCCCGCTCTCCGTGCTGCTGGTGTTCCTGGTGCTCGCCTCGTTGTACGAGAGCTGGACGTTGCCGCTCGCCGTGATCCTGATCGTGCCGATGTGCCTGCTGTTCGCGCTGTGCGGCATCTGGCTCACCGGCGGCGACAACAACATCTTCGTGCAGATCGGACTCGCCGTGCTGATGGGACTGGCGTGCAAGAACGCCATCCTGATCGTCGAGTTCGCGCGCGAGAAGGAGCTCGAGGGGATGGGTCCCGTCGAGGCGGCGATCGAGGCGTGCCGCCTGCGTATGCGTCCGATCGTGATGACCTCCATGGCCTTCATCGCCGGCGTCACCCCCATGGTGTTCTCCAGCGGCGCCGGCGCCGAGGTGCGCCAGGTGATGGGCGTCACCGTGTTCTCCGGCATGATCGGGGTGACGCTGTTCGGCCTGTTCCTGACGCCGGTGTTCTATGTCACCCTGCGGAAGCTGGTGCTGCGGAGGCAGATGAGAAGGGAGACAGGGGCTTAA
- a CDS encoding efflux RND transporter periplasmic adaptor subunit, giving the protein MSTFLPSKELRSLLALVSAAVMLAACGQGQQAQQQAGGPPPPAVSVARVEVRDVAQWDEFTGRIEATDIVEIRPRVSGIIEAVRYREGGEVRKGDVMFVIDQRPFRAALDRAEAELAQARAQAALAGSEAARAQKLLETNVFSQEAHDQRRAAEQQANAAVQAAQAAVETARLNLDFTEVRSPINGRAGQALVTAGNLVQTDPSPSTLTTVVSIDPVYVYFEGDEQTYLRYGEMARSGERPSAREKRVPVKVGLSDEAGFPHDGYVDFVDNQLNPATGTILVRAVLDNKDRIFTPGLFARVQLLGSGEFPAALVDDKAILTDQDRKYVYVLGPDNVALRRDVKLGRSAEGLRIVAEGLGSEDQVIVHGVQKIFFPGMPVMPQTIRMGDPPPAPGPDMAGGH; this is encoded by the coding sequence ATGAGCACTTTCCTCCCGTCCAAGGAATTGCGGTCATTACTCGCACTCGTCTCCGCCGCCGTGATGCTCGCCGCCTGCGGCCAGGGCCAGCAGGCGCAGCAGCAGGCGGGCGGACCGCCGCCGCCCGCCGTCAGTGTCGCCAGGGTGGAGGTGCGCGACGTCGCGCAATGGGATGAATTCACCGGACGCATCGAGGCGACCGACATCGTGGAGATCCGCCCGCGCGTGAGCGGCATCATCGAGGCGGTGCGCTACCGGGAAGGCGGCGAGGTTCGCAAGGGTGACGTCATGTTCGTCATCGACCAGCGTCCGTTCCGCGCCGCGCTTGACCGCGCCGAGGCGGAGCTGGCGCAGGCACGCGCGCAGGCTGCGCTCGCCGGGTCGGAGGCCGCGCGCGCGCAGAAGCTGCTCGAGACGAACGTCTTCTCGCAGGAGGCGCATGACCAGCGCCGCGCAGCGGAGCAGCAGGCAAACGCCGCCGTGCAGGCGGCCCAGGCCGCCGTCGAGACGGCGCGCCTGAACCTCGATTTCACCGAGGTGCGCTCGCCCATCAACGGCCGCGCCGGGCAGGCGCTGGTCACGGCGGGCAACCTGGTACAGACCGACCCCAGCCCGAGCACGCTCACCACCGTGGTGTCGATCGACCCGGTCTACGTGTATTTCGAGGGCGATGAACAGACCTACCTGCGCTATGGCGAGATGGCGCGCAGCGGCGAGCGTCCCAGCGCGCGCGAGAAGCGTGTACCCGTCAAGGTGGGCCTGAGCGACGAGGCCGGTTTTCCGCACGATGGTTACGTCGACTTCGTCGACAACCAGCTGAACCCGGCGACCGGCACCATACTCGTGCGGGCCGTACTCGACAACAAGGACCGCATCTTCACCCCCGGGCTGTTTGCGCGCGTGCAGCTGCTCGGCAGCGGCGAGTTCCCCGCCGCGCTGGTGGATGACAAGGCAATCCTCACCGACCAGGACCGCAAATATGTTTACGTACTCGGCCCGGATAACGTCGCGCTGCGTCGCGACGTCAAGCTCGGGCGCAGCGCGGAGGGCCTGCGCATCGTGGCGGAGGGCCTCGGATCGGAGGATCAGGTCATCGTCCACGGCGTACAGAAGATCTTCTTCCCCGGCATGCCGGTCATGCCGCAGACCATCCGCATGGGCGATCCGCCGCCCGCGCCGGGTCCGGACATGGCGGGCGGTCATTAA
- a CDS encoding transposase has translation MARLPRIVVPGQALHLVQRGNNRQACFFADDDYRHYLDSLRDAARQNGCHIHAYVLMTNHVHLLLTPDRIEAPSLTLQSVGRRYVRYINKVYRRTGTLWEGRYKSTLIDSERYLLTCSRYIELNPVRAGMVERPDAYQWSSFRCNADGLTDILVTPHHLYERLGTTTASRCAAYRALFSCHMDDGILDAIRGATKTGIVLGDERFRGQVERMLHRRVDRKPQGGDRKSEAFREREGIYEK, from the coding sequence TTGGCCCGATTGCCAAGGATCGTCGTGCCCGGGCAGGCATTGCACCTGGTCCAGCGCGGCAACAACCGCCAGGCGTGCTTCTTCGCCGATGACGACTATCGTCACTATCTCGACAGTCTTCGGGACGCGGCAAGGCAGAATGGCTGCCACATCCACGCCTACGTGCTGATGACGAACCATGTCCATCTGTTGCTGACTCCCGATCGCATCGAGGCGCCATCGCTGACCTTGCAATCGGTCGGGCGGCGCTATGTGCGTTACATCAACAAGGTGTATCGCCGCACCGGGACATTGTGGGAGGGGCGCTACAAATCGACCCTTATTGATTCCGAGCGCTATCTTCTCACGTGCAGCCGCTATATCGAACTCAACCCGGTTCGTGCAGGGATGGTTGAGCGTCCGGATGCCTATCAGTGGTCGAGTTTCCGCTGCAATGCTGACGGTCTCACCGATATTCTGGTAACGCCGCATCACCTCTACGAAAGACTCGGCACGACCACTGCGTCGCGATGCGCGGCCTACCGCGCCTTGTTTTCCTGCCACATGGATGATGGGATACTTGACGCTATCCGAGGCGCGACCAAGACCGGTATTGTTTTAGGCGATGAGCGTTTTCGTGGACAGGTCGAGCGAATGTTGCATCGACGGGTCGACCGGAAGCCGCAGGGTGGAGACCGCAAAAGCGAGGCCTTCCGAGAGCGAGAAGGTATATATGAGAAGTGA
- a CDS encoding helix-turn-helix transcriptional regulator: protein MQFVPLSLKVLKSKETDFEPRTLGEHIKKRRLSLKLYQRELAERLGVDPNTILNWEKGLIAEPPIKVIPAILAFLGYNLFPVPTTLSERMLAARRIRGWTMKEAAQALGVDPCTWQTWEYTGSIMWKRYRAKVEALLAELNL from the coding sequence TTGCAATTCGTGCCGCTCTCTCTTAAGGTATTGAAATCTAAAGAAACCGATTTTGAGCCCCGGACACTCGGGGAGCATATCAAGAAACGACGCTTGAGTTTGAAGCTCTACCAAAGGGAGCTGGCGGAACGTCTCGGGGTCGATCCGAATACCATATTGAACTGGGAAAAGGGTCTGATTGCCGAGCCTCCCATCAAGGTTATCCCGGCCATCCTGGCATTCCTAGGATACAACCTGTTTCCTGTCCCAACCACACTGTCTGAACGGATGCTGGCCGCCCGGCGGATAAGAGGGTGGACCATGAAAGAGGCTGCTCAGGCCCTTGGAGTAGATCCATGCACTTGGCAAACCTGGGAGTACACGGGTTCGATCATGTGGAAGCGGTATCGGGCGAAGGTAGAGGCTCTACTGGCTGAGCTGAATCTTTAG
- a CDS encoding helix-turn-helix transcriptional regulator, which yields MQFVPICLKALKSKETDFEPQTLGEHIKKRRLTLKLYQREVAERLGVDPITVFNWENGKTTAPPIKVLPSILAFLGYNPFPVPATLSERMLAARRIRGWTMKEAAQALGVDPCTWQSWEHRGSIKWRRYRTKVEALFAELNL from the coding sequence TTGCAATTCGTCCCGATTTGCCTTAAGGCATTGAAATCCAAGGAAACTGATTTTGAGCCCCAGACACTTGGGGAACACATCAAGAAACGTCGTCTCACCCTCAAGCTCTACCAGCGAGAGGTAGCCGAGCGTCTCGGTGTCGATCCGATCACCGTATTTAACTGGGAGAATGGGAAAACGACAGCGCCTCCCATCAAGGTTCTCCCGTCGATCCTTGCATTCCTGGGGTACAACCCGTTTCCCGTTCCAGCCACTCTATCCGAACGGATGCTGGCTGCCCGGCGGATAAGGGGGTGGACCATGAAAGAGGCTGCTCAGGCCCTTGGAGTAGATCCATGTACCTGGCAATCCTGGGAGCACAGGGGGTCGATCAAATGGAGGCGGTATCGGACGAAGGTAGAAGCGTTATTCGCTGAGCTGAATCTATAG